The following proteins come from a genomic window of Maylandia zebra isolate NMK-2024a linkage group LG22, Mzebra_GT3a, whole genome shotgun sequence:
- the LOC101485715 gene encoding uncharacterized protein LOC101485715 isoform X2 — translation MENRHKRVNPEQDALVHIVACRDKPFLEERFIDSFKGKGVFTNKTIKASAFVVEYRGKIFLRKEGRPKKRSGDTLNGFLYEFTWNGEQWCVDASKNDKTLGRLVNDDHISPNCEMKKIVYEGKPHLCLFAVEEIPQGKEITYNYGSSYYSWRPKESRDGPSTSDKKMYQISSTPKKRRFKDSDDDSELPGPSHDSDHSVDLGRSSRDSSPHSESDSQEMTKNFRRVSSIQEDDTSSSDDHDSDKDKTYKEDRYKGDRSSKAGLKGGGTSFTKKNYCYVCGKGYHKIARHLSRHIDEDPEIAEIFALPKNSAERKSLLAKLRKRGNYKHNQEVLRSNTGPLKVGRRSSRYVMTAENFVHCIYCKVMLHSKDLYRHVAKCAKQTINAATHGETSILGDVTESEFSEKFPSEVWEILSPMKQDEIVFLIQHDYLFMKMAQSLIENSGNDPTNQERVRQKLRKIGRLLIELHDKGIVSFEAALKPRSFYKVVAAVRNLSGFDEKKQKYSKPSLALFFVKSLKKLGEFVVAQSDSSKRAVRDANTFMMLCAKEWKETGPHKDAPSSSEHKVHSPSTIPFTRDIQTFYTHLEKTSASAIECMKKYETPQMYNALCRVILAQVSVLNKCAPEVSKITLKSFQERDETTQVLSKHFIRINIAGKTGQNVAVLLTSQLVSALTLLMSKRPACGVHEDNPFLFAKPDGSSTSLYHGGHCVQVYTRMCSAKNPEHLTSVHFHKHIARIFQILNLENDELPHLAKLLGHDIRMDRDYYRLPEAAVELAKIAKLLLAMEKGSLERFKGTSLDEIEIEDELEPDMEQGSSVVDREESDFLPQQSDDVDQQGGQLTPEQDAMQHIKACKDKSFLKEMFINSTKGRGVFTSKAIEPSNFVVEYRGNVSTCGETRPEKCVDTLNNFLFQFSWNGTSWCIDASAEDGTLGRLVNDDHVSPNCKMKKIAHEGKPHLCLFALKKISPGEEITYNYGQSSYAWRSADQNKEPQTSEMETAASSTVDERVENSDEEFSSAECFSDEDYVIDNEPSNDDSFTENDDQDQEFEENADDSKAGSSKAPNDMSDSDESDSDGKSKETSFTKRNYCYVCGKPQTKISRHLFTHRKEEPEIAEVYAMRRNSKERKKRLEMLRNKGNFKHNQGVLKARRGKLKVERKSEMSTFKTLATCVYCKRMYDRKVVWHHMQKCPSMASNKPPEGVQSQILTLVAATGLTDPEQISTGVKKMLKKMKKDDISSVVCEDSYILQLAQCCYHMREKKQNQGYVTQKLRQMARILITLRKKSINSFEDAVKPQNFNAVVEAVQEIAGIKEGSKSFDKPSLVWKLGNSLKKIADIKYARALKDGDEEVLEEAEAFIKLCTKEWPSHAKSQPKTPCQPTLQFTQDVMLLYKCLNRTTASAVQSLMMYAVTPVYNALLKVVLAFVSFLNKNIQDVSRVTLQSFKERASAELQEDAAGSQTQLEQILSKHKVTIGVSNSNGKIFALTLSPEVLSALTVLVDKRDTCGVGKDNPFLFGNPGGKGSDFHKGHACIRMFVNRCGAKNQEALRSQCFRKYIVRIFQILSLKNDELTQLAKLLGCDIQTDWEYYQTPEAAADVAKISELLSALENGSLERFEGKTLEEIEIPDELQPVMEPVTPRNSDAEEDDEGKKSKRKQSQRKKKKKEIEKEQPEPNEHEAVNTEKEDKAEDVPVKSDISKPVEKKSFSTALEPSIYFSDDDEDMNVNFDIDIDTDDDDDRNEEIAADGRSNSSGTKPRVTDEDATTEVKKSNKDDDGEQKNTSPDEHSADDEIAEAMDIDTENHVEEDYDEDDDWMDVDSNASAPTLNEVTEKKTNLSVPMALMKEVKIVIPKLDIEKVQHPIHISQLSSLSNKQPVEDKPVHDDKKQSARPTPLTEVTNKPSSEKAVHMNCSRCKKSMMKGHTAYQKKGFSDVFCSKNCLFEMFSYNKPATKTCHQCHKAISQPLDLIMAAVDTKGTMKDFCSPACLSSFKSASTQTQKSVCNICKKVCSTKCELTLNEAVIRFCSHACFDDFCKNNMGICENCSSVCRSKPLTLKLEDDNKTFCSGGCLKRFKENSRMLLRCTTCLFSRPVFDMVNLKNDENVVQLFCGRFCVKSYKLRLTDEMDQVKRKNDNQSKETNTEDAVEPNDTVLLIADECTLCFHCKKNLLEGETLYKPKDTEEFFCSMACLHEKRCEIKIPIKKCHNCFQVIARPQNIILAPVDDSGTMKELCSDTCLSSVTSKMKKAATKPPPKERPSSQCRMCARCCYCKLTVTLNGVVHRLCSDSCFMSYRKVNNLRLSLCDMCDAVCYNKCLVVKLEDGSKALCSDECLVKFKEKVGTRQLCPMCQTSHQLSDMIENKNDEGRLEFFCSNRCMMVYEAQTFTVTDKKSSSSEVCEVKDAKPSVIHLNCIKTEPIDEGYSQSLTASVSHQDIKKEPNVVKEDLKIGSVFSLTDESKPAEPSLTNTDVPASCSACKQVLMDGETVYQRKNHTGTFCSTSCLLKCYQKIPVWRTCHFCLQVIREPQDILEAPLDNEGTKKDFCSQTCLSSFNYKKQVSTKIPVAPVSSHSQCSMCSRYCISKHEITKEDAIHKICSEPCFLRFCGMNNITVCANCRAHRKTPLTLKMEEGGNKLCSEECLAQFKQKIQTPQPCTMCRNTSPISDMVENKSSENVVELFCTKSCVSAFKIQAVNSSAASLNCDHCGKTAVPTCHLAMSDASIRNFCTLKCGMDFRESQNPAGVPDQSQRDFLHPPPKLLCAQCQSIVLTTPKVIQRKEKIYFACSVACFQEFKRVNSITATCEYCKNERIIKDVKRVGGKDCCFCSDACKTLFCQELKGKWGKHCRSCSYCQSISKSLVTTPGEDTDIEFCSEACCSKYKMLLIHVAKCDTCSNKGKLKQSLPLLGEVKYFCGMKCLLHFCSNKVQMLDGEVSLSPVPAAPAESSPVIGNVLSLANALTRQHSGPAASPQLGSITDIQTKVIGHASVQTVPKELKNKSIICTPLVHNKGVSCTEEALNIETQKDRCDPKVVVLPVPVPVYVPVPMNMYSQYTPQPVGLPLLLPVPLVLPVNTDGSEATVKSTKESLHPENLQGELNIRPETEIEQSEEGQKHGKMIKEEERPKPSSLEDHTRSCSSDLRTDFKPTFDNQEDFFDTSAGPVTQPRGHKTSPPVSDEDMPSSPLPDPPPLSPPSALETPQRSPVAPPAPILVPQTLDKDKNKDCNLEQLSKKDEQDAPKTDFTQPVCSKQNTLKSQCGVDAWKRWIKWRESQTNPEPVSSHALTLKADLLRCSVAELSDCLLCFIREVKQSDGEPYSPGRLFYLCLSIQLFLVQNGRLENIFSDLIYDRFSTELTKILKPSVTGGGCVLSCVEEQFLWDCKQLGAYSPTVLLNTLLFFFCKYFGFTTVEQHRRLSFANITLCTKTSKSNTKTTFLRFHPPTCTNQEESDTYDVPAKKVKKNESEEDLLEMMENQENPLRCPVRLYEFYLSKCPASLRQRSDLFYLQPDRSCLPSSPLWFSPAPLNDSSVEATIIRILAVRGLQGGEREGACMAP, via the exons ATGGAAAACCGACACAAGCGAGTGAATCCAGAGCAAGATGCCCTGGTGCACATTGTGGCTTGCAGAGACAAACCCTTCCTAGAAGAAAGGTTCATAGACTCCTTTAAAG GAAAGGGTGTCTTTACAAACAAAACCATTAAAGCATCTGCCTTTGTTGTCGAGTATCGTGGGAAGATCTTTCTTCGCAAAGAAGGGAGGCCTAAGAAGAGAAGCGGTGATACTTTGAATGGTTTCTTATATGAGTTTACATGGAATGGAGAACAGTGGTG CGTTGATGCTTCCAAAAACGACAAGACCCTTGGAAGGCTTGTGAATGATGATCACATAAGTCCAAACTGTGAAATGAAGAAGATCGTTTATGAGGGGAAGCCACACTTGTGCCTCTTTGCAGTGGAAGAAATACCTCAAGGCAAAGAGATAACTTACAACTACGGCAGCTCCTATTACTCGTGGCGTCCCAAG GAGTCACGGGATGGACCAAGTACttcagacaaaaaaatgtaTCAAATTTCATCAACACCCAAGAAAAGAAGA TTTAAAGACTCGGATGATGACAGCGAACTACCAGGTCCAAGTCATGACAGTGACCACTCTGTTGATCTTGGAAGGTCATCCAGGGACAGTTCGCCACATTCTGAGTCAGATTCTCAAGAAATGACGAAAAACTTCAGGAGAGTGTCATCAATTCAGGAGGATGACACTTCGAGTTCTGATGATCATGACTCGGACAAAGACAAGACGTACAAAGAAGACAGATACAAAGGAGACAGATCCAGTAAGGCTGGACTAAAAGGCGGAGGAACATCTTTCACAAAGAAAAATTACTGTTATGTTTGCGGGAAAGGTTATCACAAAATTGCTCGGCATCTTTCAAGGCACATCGATGAAGACCCTGAAATCGCTGAAATCTTTGCTTTACCCAAAAACTCAGCAGAACGTAAAAGTCTGCTGGCCAAATTACGAAAAAGAGGAAACTACAAACATAATCAAGAGGTTCTGAGGAGTAACACAGGACCGCTAAAAGTGGGAAGACGATCATCCCGCTATGTAATGACTGCTGAAAATTTTGTGCACTGCATTTATTGTAAAGTAATGCTTCATAGCAAAGACCTATATAGGCATGTAGCAAAGTGTGCTAAGCAAACAATAAATGCTGCAACACATGGCGAGACGAGCATCTTGGGGGATGTCACCGAGTCGGAGTTCTCTGAAAAGTTTCCGTCTGAAGTTTGGGAGATACTTTCACCGATGAAACAAGatgaaattgtatttttaattcAACATGACTACCTTTTCATGAAGATGGCCCAGAGTCTTATTGAGAACAGTGGAAATGATCCGACAAACCAAGAGCGCGTCAGACAGAAGTTGAGAAAAATAGGAAGGCTCTTAATAGAGCTCCATGATAAGGGAATAGTGAGTTTTGAAGCAGCACTTAAACCCAGAAGCTTCTACAAAGTTGTTGCTGCTGTCAGAAACCTCTCTGGTTTTGatgaaaaaaagcagaagtaCAGCAAACCGAGCCTTGCCTTGTTTTTTGTAAAGTCTCTGAAAAAACTGGGAGAATTTGTTGTCGCACAGAGCGACAGCAGTAAGCGGGCCGTGAGAGATGCTAACACATTCATGATGCTGTGTGCGAAGGAGTGGAAGGAAACTGGCCCTCACAAAGATGCACCTTCATCAAGTGAACACAAAGTACACAGCCCCTCTACGATACCGTTCACGCGTGACATACAGACGTTCTACACGCACCTGGAAAAGACTTCTGCTTCTGCCATTGAGTGCATGAAGAAGTATGAAACCCCTCAGATGTATAATGCACTTTGCAGAGTCATACTTGCACAGGTGTCAGTCTTAAACAAATGCGCACCCGAGGTTtcaaaaattacccttaagtcATTCCAGGAGCGGGACGAGACTACCCAGGTGTTGTCCAAGCACTTTATCAGGATTAATATTGCAGGCAAGACTGGGCAGAACGTTGCTGTTTTGTTGACGTCTCAGCTCGTCAGCGCATTAACGTTGCTTATGAGCAAGAGACCAGCGTGCGGAGtacacgaagacaatcctttctTGTTTGCAAAGCCAGACGGTTCATCCACAAGCCTCTACCACGGAGGCCACTGTGTTCAGGTCTACACAAGAATGTGCTCTGCAAAGAACCCAGAGCACCTCACGTCCGTGCATTTTCACAAGCACATTGCAAGAATTTTTCAGATTCTTAACTTGGAGAATGACGAGCTACCTCACCTTGCTAAACTGCTGGGTCATGACATCCGGATGGACAGGGATTATTATCGGCTGCCCGAAGCGGCTGTTGAACTCGCAAAAATTGCTAAACTGCTTCTGGCAATGGAAAAAGGCTCTCTTGAAAGATTCAAAGGAACCTCTCTGGATGAGATTGAGATTGAAG ATGAATTGGAGCCAGATATGGAGCAGGGCAGCTCTGTGGTGGACCGTGAAGAGTCAGATTTTCTACCTCAGCAGAGCG ATGATGTGGATCAGCAAGGCGGACAGCTAACTCCTGAGCAGGATGCCATGCAGCACATAAAGGCTTGCAAGGACAAATCCTTCCTGAAGGAAATGTTTATTAATTCCACTAAAG gGAGAGGTGTGTTCACCAGTAAAGCCATTGAGCCATCCAACTTTGTTGTTGAGTATCGGGGGAACGTCTCAACCTGTGGAGAAACCCGTCCAGAGAAATGTGTAGACACCCTCAACAATTTCTTGTTTCAGTTTTCCTGGAACGGAACAAGCTGGTG CATTGATGCTTCTGCAGAGGATGGGACTCTCGGACGACTCGTGAATGATGATCACGTAAGCCCCAACTGCAAAATGAAGAAAATTGCTCATGAGGGGAAACCACATCTGTGCCTGTTTGCTCTGAAGAAAATATCTCCAGGCGAGGAGATAACTTACAACTATGGGCAGTCCTCTTACGCTTGGCGATCAGCA GATCAAAACAAAGAACCACAAACCTCAGAAATGGAGACTGCAGCGTCTTCGACAGTGGATGAAAGA GTGGAAAACTCAGATGAGGAATTCAGTTCTGCAGAATGCTTCTCTGATGAAGATTATGTCATTGACAATGAACCAAGCAATGATGACAGTTTTACCGAAAACGATGACCAGGATCAGGAATTTGAAGAAAATGCAGATGACTCGAAGGCCGGTTCTTCCAAAGCGCCGAACGATATGTCGGACTCCGATGAGTCTGACTCTGATGGAAAGTCTAAAGAAACTTCCTTCACTAAGAGAAATTACTGTTACGTTTGTGGGAAACCTCAAACTAAAATTTCTCGTCACCTTTTCACGCATAGAAAGGAAGAACCTGAAATTGCTGAAGTGTACGCAATGCGCAGGAACAGCAAGGAACGCAAAAAGCGTCTGGAGATGTTGCGAAACAAAGGAAACTTCAAACACAACCAAGGAGTCTTGAAGGCTCGCAGAGGAAAACTGAAAGTGGAAAGAAAATCGGAGATGTCCACATTTAAAACACTCGCCACTTGTGTATATTGTAAACGCATGTATGATCGTAAAGTGGTGTGGCATCATATGCAAAAGTGTCCCTCGATGGCATCCAATAAACCTCCAGAAGGCGTTCAAAGTCAAATCTTAACTTTGGTTGCCGCCACTGGACTAACGGACCCTGAACAGATCTCAACAGGTGTGAAGAAGATgttgaaaaaaatgaagaaagacGATATTTCCTCTGTAGTTTGCGAAGATTCTTACATATTACAATTGGCACAATGTTGCTACCACATGAGAGAGAAGAAACAGAATCAGGGATACGTCACTCAGAAGCTGAGGCAAATGGCACGGATCCTGATAACGTTAAGAAAGAAGTCGATAAACAGCTTCGAAGACGCAGTCAAGCCCCAAAACTTCAACGCCGTTGTAGAAGCTGTCCAGGAGATTGCGGGCATCAAAGAGGGGTCGAAGTCGTTTGACAAACCATCTCTCGTTTGGAAGCTTGGAAATTCGCTGAAGAAGATCGCTGACATTAAATACGCCAGGGCTTTGAAGGATGGTGATGAAGAGGTGTTAGAGGAAGCTGAGGCATTTATTAAGCTGTGTACGAAAGAATGGCCCTCCCATGCAAAATCACAACCAAAAACACCCTGCCAGCCAACCTTACAGTTTACACAAGATGTGATGCTGCTCTACAAGTGCCTGAACAGGACAACAGCTTCTGCAGTCCAGAGCCTGATGATGTATGCAGTAACACCGGTCTACAACGCGCTTCTCAAAGTGGTACTTGCATTCGTGTCCTtcttaaacaaaaatattcaggatgtTTCAAGGGTGACACTCCAGTCATTCAAGGAAAGGGCTTCCGCAGAGCTTCAGGAAGATGCTGCTGGTTCACAGACCCAGTTGGAGCAAATTCTGTCCAAGCACAAAGTCACGATTGGTGTTAGTAACTCAAATGGAAAAATATTTGCTCTTACTTTGAGCCCTGAAGTGCTTTCTGCGCTAACGGTGCTTGTGGACAAGAGGGACACATGTGGAGTAGGTAAGGACAATCCCTTCTTATTTGGGAATCCTGGTGGCAAAGGGTCAGACTTTCACAAGGGACACGCGTGTATCAGGATGTTCGTTAATCGCTGTGGTGCAAAGAACCAGGAAGCTCTCAGGTCTCAGTGTTTTCGTAAGTACATAGTAAGAATTTTCCAGATTCTCAGCCTTAAAAATGACGAGCTCACTCAGCTAGCTAAGCTGTTGGGCTGTGACATTCAGACAGACTGGGAGTATTATCAGACGCCCGAGGCAGCTGCCGATGTCGCAAAAATATCAGAGCTTCTGTCGGCACTGGAGAATGGATCTCTCGAACGATTCGAAGGAAAGACTCTGGAGGAAATTGAGATTCCAG ATGAATTGCAGCCAGTCATGGAGCCTGTCACCCCCAGAAACAGCGATGCTGAGGAAGATGATGAAG gtaaaaaaagcaaaagaaaacaaagccaaagaaagaaaaagaagaaggagatTGAAAAAGAGCAGCCGGAGCCAAATGAACATGAAGCCGTGAACACAGAGAAAGAAGACAAGGCAGAGGACGTGCCGGTGAAGAGTGACATCAGCAAACCTGTGGAGAAGAAATCTTTTAGCACAGCTCTTGAGCCAAGTATTTATTTCAGTGACGATGATGAGGACATGAATGTGAATTTTGACATCGACATAGACACTGATGACGACGATGATAGAAATGAGGAGATTGCTGCAGACGGTCGCTCAAACAGTTCAGGTACAAAGCCCAGGGTAACAGATGAAGATGCAACAACAGAAGTCAAGAAGAGCAACAAGGATGATGACGGAGAGCAGAAAAATACGTCTCCAGACGAGCACAGTGCTGATGATGAGATCGCAGAGGCAATGGATATCGACACAGAGAACCATGTGGAGGAGGActatgatgaagatgatgattgGATGGATGTGGACAGTAACGCTTCTGCTCCCACTTTAAATGAAG tcacagaaaagaagaccaacCTATCGGTGCCCATGGCTCTGATGAAAGAAGTGAAGATAGTAATCCCAAAACTAGACATC GAGAAGGTGCAGCATCCCATCCACATTTCCCAGTTGTCATCTTTGAGTAACAAGCAGCCGGTGGAAGATAAACCCGTCCATGATGACAAGAAACAGAGTGCAAGACCTACTCCACTTACAGAGGTCACAAACAAGCCCAGCTCTGAAAAG GCAGTGCACATGAACTGCTCCCGCTGCAAAAAGAGCATGATGAAGGGACACACTGCTTACCAGAAGAAGGGCTTCTCAGACGTCTTCTGCTCCAAAAACTGTCTGTTTGAGATGTTTTCTTACAACAAACCAGCCACCAAGACCTGTCACCAATGTCATAA AGCGATATCGCAGCCTCTGGACCTCATCATGGCTGCTGTGGACACTAAAGGAACTATGAAGGACTTCTGCAGCCCGGCTTGCTTGAGCTCTTTCAAGTCTGCATCCACCCAAACACAAAAGTCAGTCTGCAACATATGCAAAAAAGTCTGCAGt ACCAAATGTGAGCTGACCCTGAACGAGGCAGtcatcaggttttgcagccacgCATGCTTCGATGATTTCTGCAAGAACAACATGGGCATCTGTGAGAACTGCAGCTCTGTGTGCCGCAGCAAACCGCTCAcgctgaagctggaggatgataACAAAACATTCTGCAGCGGTGGTTGTCTGAAGCGGTTCAAAGAG AACTCCAGGATGCTCCTACGCTGCACCACTTGCCTCTTTTCTCGACCTGTCTTTGACATGGTTAACTTGAAAAACGATGAGAACGTGGTGCAGCTCTTCTGCGGCCGCTTTTGTGTGAAATCTTACAAGCTGCGACTGACAGATGAGATGGATCAAG TGAAGAGAAAAAACGATAACCAATCAAAAGAGACAAACACT GAGGATGCTGTCGAACCAAACGACACAGTGTTGCTCATCGCCGACGAGTGCACGCTCTGTTTCCACTGCAAAAAGAATTTGTTGGAAGGAGAGACACTTTACAAGCCGAAAGAcacagaggagtttttttgctCCATGGCCTGCTTACATGAAAAGCGTTGCGAGATCAAAATACCCATCAAAAAGTGCCACAACTGCTTTCA GGTGATTGCGCGACCTCAAAACATCATCCTGGCTCCGGTGGATGATTCGGGAACTATGAAGGAGTTGTGCAGCGATACATGTCTCTCCTCCGTCACATCCAAAATGAAAAAGGCTGCTACTAAGCCTCCACCAAAAGAGCGACCTAGTTCACAGTGCAGGATGTGTGCCAGATGTTGTTAT TGCAAACTCACGGTGACCCTGAACGGCGTGGTCCACAGACTTTGCAGTGACTCCTGCTTCATGAGCTACCGCAAAGTCAACAACCTGCGCTTGTCTCTCTGCGACATGTGTGACGCCGTCTGCTACAACAAATGTCTCGTGGTCAAGCTGGAGGACGGCAGTAAAGCCCTCTGCAGTGATGAATGTCTGGTCAAGTTTAAAGAG AAAGTTGGCACTCGTCAGCTCTGCCCCATGTGCCAGACGTCCCATCAGCTGTCAGACAtgattgaaaataaaaatgatgaagGCAGGCTGGAGTTCTTCTGCAGCAACAGGTGTATGATGGTGTACGAGGCCCAGACCTTCACTGTGACGG ACAAGAAAAGCTCTTCATCTGAAGTTTGTGAGGTTAAAGACGCGAAGCCATCTGTAATACATCTCAACTGC ATCAAAACAGAGCCCATCGATGAGGGGTACAGCCAGAGTCTCACAGCCTCAGTTTCTCATCAGGACATCAAGAAGGAGCCAAATGTAGTAAAG GAGGACTTAAAGATTGGGTCGGTTTTCTCCTTGACCGATGAATCCAAACCTGCAGAGCCCTCGCTCACCAACACGGATGTCCCTGCATCGTGCTCCGCCTGCAAACAGGTCCTCATGGATGGAGAGACAGTTTACCAGAGGAAAAACCACACTGGCACATTCTGCTCCACTTCCTGCCTCCTGAAATGTTACCAAAAGATACCAGTTTGGAGGACGTGCCACTTCTGTCTTCA AGTGATAAGAGAGCCTCAGGACATCCTCGAGGCCCCGCTGGATAACGAGGGGACAAAGAAGGATTTCTGCAGCCAGACTTGCCTGTCCTCCTTCAACTACAAGAAACAAGTGTCCACCAAAATACCCGTGGCTCCTGTCTCATCACACTCACAATGCAGCATGTGCAGCAGATATTGCATT AGCAAACACGAGATCACGAAAGAGGACGCCATCCACAAGATCTGCAGTGAGCCGTGTTTTCTGCGGTTCTGCGGCATGAACAACATCACAGTCTGTGCGAACTGCCGCGCACACCGTAAAACACCGCTCACGCTCAAGATGGAGGAGGGCGGCAACAAACTTTGCAGTGAAGAGTGCCTGGCCCAATTCAAGCAG AAAATCCAAACCCCGCAGCCGTGCACAATGTGCCGTAACACTTCTCCGATATCAGACATGgttgaaaacaaaagcagtgaaaatgttgTGGAGCTCTTCTGCACCAAAAGCTGCGTGTCTGCATTCAAGATCCAGGCTGTCAATTCATCAG CTGCCTCATTGAATTGTGACCACTGTGGTAAGACTGCAGTGCCAACCTGTCACCTTGCCATGTCAGATGCCTCCATCAGAAACTTCTGCACTCTTAAGTGTGGCATGGATTTCAGG GAGAGCCAGAATCCAGCAGGAGTCCCCGATCAAAGTCAAAGGGATTTCCTCCATCCACCACCGAAGCTGCTATGCGCCCAGTGTCAAAGCATCGTATTAACTACACCCAAAGTCATCCAGAGAAAG gaaAAAATATACTTTGCATGTAGTGTGGCCTGTTTTCAAGAATTTAAGAGGGTCAACAGCATCACGGCTACCTGTGAATACTGTAAGAATGAAAGAATCATCAAAGACGTCAAGAGAGTCGGCGGCAAAGACTGCTGCTTCTGCAGCGATG CCTGCAAGACACTTTTTTGTCAAGAGCTAAAAGGGAAGTGGGGTAAACACTGTCGCTCGTGCAGTTACTGCCAGTCGATATCCAAGAGTCTGGTGACGACACCGGGTGAAGACACGGACATCGAGTTCTGCTCTGaagcctgctgctcaaaatacaAAATGCTCCTCATCCAT GTGGCAAAATGTGACACCTGCAGTAACAAAGGGAAACTAAAGCAGAGTCTGCCACTGCTGGGAGAGGTCAAATACTTCTGTGGCATGAAGTGTCTCCTGCACTTCTGCAGTAACAAGGTTCAGATGCTCGACGGAG AAGTCTCTTTATCTCCAGTACCTGCAGCACCAGCAGAGTCCTCTCCTGTCATTGGGAATGTTTTATCTTTGGCTAATGCTCTGACCAGGCAGCACAGCGGCCCAGCAGCCTCTCCACAGcttg GCTCCATCACTGACATTCAAACAAAGGTCATTGGACAT GCCAGCGTTCAGACTGTCCCAAAGGAGCTCAAGAACAAGTCGATCATCTGTACTCCGCTGGTTCATAACAAAGGGGTCTCCTGTACAGAAGAGGCTCTTAACATAGAGACACAAAAAG ACCGTTGTGATCCTAAAGTCGTAGTCCTGCCTGTCCCAGTGCCGGTTTACGTTCCTGTGCCTATGAACATGTACAGCCAGTACACCCCACAGCCGGTGGGCCTGCCCTTACTG CTGCCTGTGCCCCTGGTCCTCCCTGTGAACACAGATGGCTCTGAGGCAACGGTGAAATCCACAAAGGAGAGTTTGCATCCTGAAAACTTACAGGGTGAGCTCAACATCAGGCCTGAGACGGAGATAGAGCAGAGCGAGGAAGGGCAGAAGCATGGAAAAATGataaaagaggaagaaagaccCAAGCCTTCATCCCTGGAGG aCCACACCAGGAGCTGCAGCAGTGACTTGCGTACAGATTTTAAGCCCACTTTTGACAACCAGGAGGATTTCTTTGATACCAGCGCCGGGCCGGTCACTCAGCCGCGAGGCCACAAAACCTCCCCTCCAGTTTCAGATGAGGACATGCCCAGCAGTCCTCTTCCTGACCCCCCAcctctttctcctccttcaGCTCTGGAAACTCCTCAGAGATCACCCGTCGCTCCTCCTGCTCCAATTTTAGTACCACAAACTTTGGACAAAGACAAGAACAAG GATTGTAACCTGGAGCAGCTTTCAAAGAAAGATGAGCAAGACGCTCCTAAAACAGACTTTACTCAACCAGTGTGTTCAAAGCAAAACACACTCAAGAGTCAATGTGGAGTTGATGCCTGGAAGAGATGGATCAAGTGGAGAG